CGGTCCCTGCGGATACATCTCCTCGACCGGCGGCGCGAACACCGCGTCCACCCCGGCGGAAGCGGCCAGACTCGCGTCCCGCTCCAGATCGCGCGGATAAACGGCATAATCCTCGCTGGGCCCGAACTGCAAAGGATTGACGAAAATACTGGCGATGACCAGCCCGTGGGCGGCCCGCGCCGTGCGCATCAGCGTCAGATGTCCCTCATGCAGAAACCCCATCGTCGGCACCAGCCCGACGGTCTTGCCCGCCGCCCTGGCCTGCCGCACCAGCGCCCTTATATCGGCCACCCTTGTCACGATCTCCATTCCAAACCCTCCCCACTGGAAAATAAAAAAGCTTCCCGGCAAAAGACAGGAAGGCTCAAAAAAACCTTGCTCCGGTCCTCGCCGTCTCAGTCCCTGCGGATCAAAGCGGTCTAAACCCAAGTATGTATTCGGTTGAGAGGCCGCCACGGAGGTACGGCTCCCGGCGAGGGATGCCGCCCGTTATCCGGCGATCTTCAAGGATAACTTAACCACGACTATAATAGCATCTTTTCGTTACATATACAAGCACGGAGGAAAGAAAATGACCGTAAAAATACTCGTGGCCGACGACGAGGCCAGCATCCGCGAAGTCGTCCAGCTCTACCTCGAACGCGAAGGCTTCATCGTCCACACCGCCGCCGACGGCGACGCCGCCCTTGAGCTCGAAGCCGAAACCCGGCCCGACCTCCTGATCCTCGACATCATGCTGCCCGGCCGCACCGGCTGGGAGATATGCCGCGCCCTCACCCGCCGCGTCCCCGTCATCTTTCTCACCGCCAAAAGCACCGAAGCCGACAAAATCACCGGCTTCTCCCTCGGCGCCGACGACTATGTCACCAAACCCTTCAGCCCCCGCGAACTGGTGGCCAGAGTCAAGGCGGTGCTCAGGCGCAGCGGCCTCATCTTCGCCGACGGCGACGAACTTAGCTTCCCCGGCCTCGCCATCCGTCCCGCCACCCAGGCGGTCGAAAAAGGCGGCCGGTCGATCGCCCTGTCCCCCAAGGAATTCGACCTCCTCCTCTTCCTGGCGCGCCACCCCCGCATCGTCTTCACCCGCGAGCAGCTCCTCACCAACGTGTGGGGCTACGGCTTCGAAGGCGACGACCGCACCGTCGACGCCACCGTCAAAAGGCTGCGCCATAAAATCGCCGACAAAGACAACACCTTCATCCATACCGTGTGGGGCACCGGCTACAAATTCGAGGTGACCGCGCCATGATCCGCTCGATCTTCAGCCGTCTTTTCATCTCCCATATCGTCGTCATCCTCCTCGTCACCGTCACCCTCGGCGCCCTCATGGCCTATCTCGTCCGCGAGCACGTCATCGAGACCAAGCGCATCGAGATGCTTGCCAAAAGTCAGGCCGTAGCCGCCGTCGTCAACCGCGCGCTCAACAACGGCCGCCTGCCCGACCGTCTCGAAGTCATGGGCGAGCTGCTCGGCGCCCAGATCTGGGTCGTCGACCAACGGGGCAATATACTCGCCGGCAACCCGCCGCCCCGCTGGAACCGACCTTTCCCCGAAAACTCGCCGCGCATCGACGCCCTGTTCGCCGGCGCGCCCCAGTCCTGGATCCGCAGCGGCCGCGACCAGACCGACCCCTCGATCGTCGTCGCCGTTCCCCTCGCCTCTCCCTATCCCGCCGCCGTCTTCTTCTACACCCCCATCACCGGCGTCAACCAGGCCATCGGGGCCATCGACCGCCTGCTCCTCCTCTCCCTGTTCTTCGGCACCGCTGCCGCTATCCTGTTCTCCCTGCTCATATCGCGCACCCTCACCCGGCCCCTCGCCGACATCAGCCACGCCGCCGCCCGCTTCGCCGCCGGCGACTACGCCAGCCGCACCGGCGCCACCGGCGGCGACGAAAT
This DNA window, taken from Sporomusaceae bacterium, encodes the following:
- a CDS encoding response regulator transcription factor; this encodes MTVKILVADDEASIREVVQLYLEREGFIVHTAADGDAALELEAETRPDLLILDIMLPGRTGWEICRALTRRVPVIFLTAKSTEADKITGFSLGADDYVTKPFSPRELVARVKAVLRRSGLIFADGDELSFPGLAIRPATQAVEKGGRSIALSPKEFDLLLFLARHPRIVFTREQLLTNVWGYGFEGDDRTVDATVKRLRHKIADKDNTFIHTVWGTGYKFEVTAP